In Nicotiana tabacum cultivar K326 chromosome 11, ASM71507v2, whole genome shotgun sequence, a single window of DNA contains:
- the LOC107821260 gene encoding 1-(5-phosphoribosyl)-5-[(5-phosphoribosylamino)methylideneamino] imidazole-4-carboxamide isomerase HISN3, chloroplastic-like: MQSLQATSASSLQNLFWGKNLSFAPYTLNRMQDFKPAMTLPPSGPQRLSIKCGVRFRPCIDIHKGKVKQIVGSTLRDSKEADTSLVTNFESDKSAAEYAKLYRDDDLVGGHVIMLGADTLSISAAIEALHAYPGGLQVGGGIRTENALSYIEEGASHVIVTSFVFNNGQMDLERLKELASLVGRNRLVLDLSCRKKEGEYVIVTDKWQKFTDVRLNEEVLNFLADYSDEFLVHGVDVEGKKLGIDEELVALLGKYSPIPVTYAGGVTVMADLEKIKLAGMGRVDVTVGSALDIFGGNLAYKDVVAWHALQDPLAV; this comes from the exons ATGCAAAGTCTCCAAGCAACTTCAGCCTCATCACTACAAAACTTATTTTGGGGGAAGAATCTCAGCTTTGCACCGTATACTCTTAACAGAATGCAAGATTTCAAACCTGCTATGACATTGCCTCCATCTG GACCGCAGAGGTTATCCATAAAATGTGGGGTTCGGTTCCGCCCTTGCATTGATATACACAag gGAAAAGTGAAGCAAATTGTTGGATCCACTCTTCGAGATTCTAAGGAGGCAGATACAAGCCTGGTAACTAACTTTGAATCTGATAAATCAGCTGCAGAATATGCAAAGCTTTACAGAGACGACGACCTTGTAGGTGGCCATGTAATTATGCTTGGTGCTGATACCTTGAGCATATCAGCTGCAATTGAAGCGTTACATGCTTACCCTG GTGGGTTGCAAGTTGGAGGAGGAATCAGAACTGAAAATGCTTTGAGTTATATTGAAGAAGGAGCCAGCCATGTCATTGTCACCTCG TTTGTCTTTAACAATGGGCAAATGGACCTTGAGAGACTTAAGGAACTTGCTTCTCTCGTTGGGAGAAATAGGCTTGTTCTGGATCTTAGTTGCCGTAAAAAG GAGGGCGAATATGTAATTGTCACAGACAAATGGCAGAAGTTTACTGATGTACGTCTCAATGAGGAAGTCCTGAATTTTCTTGCAGACTATTCTGATGAATTTCTGGTTCATGGAGTTGATGTTGAAGGCAAAAA GTTGGGAATAGATGAGGAGCTCGTGGCATTGCTTGGAAAGTATTCCCCT ATTCCTGTAACATATGCCGGTGGTGTCACTGTGATGGCTGATCTGGAGAAGATCAAACTTGCAGGGATGGGGCGTGTGGATGTAACTGTGGGCAGTGCTTTGGATATTTTTGGAGGTAACTTGGCATACAAAGACGTCGTGGCTTGGCATGCTCTGCAGGATCCCTTGGCTGTCTAA